From Marivirga harenae, one genomic window encodes:
- the dnaG gene encoding DNA primase produces the protein MGLSPKTIQDVQDRAEIEEVVGDYVPLKKKGQNLWACCPFHEEKTPSFSVAPNKGIYKCFGCGKAGDSIQFIMELEGLNFPEAIRQLADKYSIEIEETESSPEQEEAFNERESLYIVLNFASEYFKDLLHNHPDGKSIGLSYFKERGFSNATIDKFDLGFTLDQWDGLIKAAQKAGHSEEILEKAGLIIKKEDKTYDRFRNRVIFPIHSISGKPIAFGARILINDKKQPKYINSPETDVYHKSEVLYGISQAKKSIRDEENCYLVEGYTDVISLHQSGVENVVASSGTSLTTQQIKLIGRYAQNVTVLFDGDAAGLKAAMRGIDLILEGGLNVKVVIFPDGEDPDSYSQKMGDEAFKAFLDQNAKDFIRFKSDLLLEETKKDPIRKAETIQDIVRSISKIPDPVKRAIYIKECSDILEIDEGILIAEQNKVILRDKQSKGDITKRQANYLSESFNQAPEQIQKQYSPFEVAALQEKESIRLLLTYAELPLGEDKLVIDYLLQELADTEFIHPVYAEILKDFVAHLKEGVVLNESHFIKNGSEAVRKVIFSLYTDRYELSENWEKKFEIFTSHERHILNDSIYTHVLRLKHRSILHLMEKNTEELKNIESQDDEHVILQYLMQLNQAKMEIGNLLGMVVVK, from the coding sequence GTGGGTTTAAGTCCGAAAACGATACAAGATGTTCAAGACAGAGCAGAAATAGAGGAGGTAGTTGGCGATTATGTACCGCTTAAAAAGAAGGGACAAAATCTGTGGGCTTGCTGTCCCTTTCACGAGGAGAAAACCCCTTCATTTTCTGTTGCTCCAAACAAAGGAATATATAAATGCTTTGGGTGCGGTAAAGCAGGAGATTCTATACAGTTTATAATGGAGTTGGAAGGCCTTAATTTCCCTGAAGCCATTCGGCAATTGGCTGATAAATATTCCATAGAGATTGAGGAGACAGAATCTTCACCTGAGCAGGAAGAAGCATTTAATGAAAGAGAGAGCTTATATATTGTTTTAAATTTTGCTTCAGAATATTTTAAGGATTTATTGCATAATCACCCAGATGGTAAATCTATAGGTTTAAGCTACTTCAAAGAACGTGGATTTTCCAATGCAACAATTGACAAGTTTGATTTAGGCTTCACTTTAGATCAATGGGATGGTCTAATAAAAGCAGCCCAAAAAGCAGGGCACAGTGAAGAGATTTTGGAAAAAGCAGGTTTGATTATTAAAAAAGAAGACAAGACCTACGATAGATTCCGTAACCGTGTAATCTTCCCTATTCATTCCATTTCTGGAAAACCCATTGCTTTTGGGGCCAGAATACTAATAAATGATAAAAAGCAACCGAAGTATATCAATTCCCCGGAAACGGATGTATATCACAAAAGTGAGGTGTTGTATGGAATTTCCCAAGCGAAAAAAAGCATAAGAGATGAAGAAAATTGCTATTTAGTAGAAGGATATACTGATGTAATCTCGCTACATCAATCGGGTGTTGAAAATGTTGTAGCGTCTTCTGGAACATCATTAACCACTCAGCAAATAAAGCTCATTGGAAGATATGCCCAAAATGTGACGGTCTTATTTGATGGTGATGCGGCAGGATTAAAAGCTGCTATGCGTGGGATTGATTTAATTTTGGAGGGTGGGCTGAATGTTAAAGTTGTCATTTTTCCTGATGGTGAAGACCCGGACAGTTATTCCCAAAAAATGGGGGATGAGGCCTTTAAAGCTTTCCTAGATCAAAATGCAAAGGATTTCATCCGCTTTAAATCCGATTTGTTGTTAGAAGAGACAAAGAAGGATCCAATTAGAAAAGCAGAGACTATTCAAGATATTGTGCGCTCTATCTCTAAGATTCCCGACCCTGTAAAGAGAGCAATTTATATTAAAGAATGTAGCGATATACTCGAAATAGATGAGGGTATTTTAATTGCTGAGCAAAATAAAGTAATTCTTCGTGACAAACAGAGCAAGGGGGATATCACCAAGCGCCAAGCAAACTATTTGAGCGAAAGCTTTAATCAGGCGCCCGAACAAATACAAAAGCAATATAGTCCTTTTGAAGTAGCTGCGCTGCAAGAAAAGGAAAGTATTCGTTTGTTATTAACCTATGCTGAGTTACCATTAGGAGAAGATAAATTAGTAATCGATTATTTGCTTCAAGAACTGGCTGACACTGAGTTCATTCATCCTGTTTATGCTGAAATACTAAAGGATTTTGTAGCCCATTTAAAGGAAGGGGTGGTTTTAAACGAGTCTCACTTTATTAAGAACGGTTCAGAAGCAGTAAGGAAAGTGATTTTCTCTCTTTACACTGATAGATATGAACTGAGTGAAAACTGGGAGAAAAAGTTTGAAATATTCACTTCCCATGAACGTCATATACTAAATGACTCTATCTATACTCATGTATTGCGATTGAAACATAGATCGATACTGCACTTGATGGAAAAAAATACCGAAGAATTGAAAAATATTGAATCTCAAGACGATGAGCATGTTATTCTGCAATATTTAATGCAACTTAATCAAGCAAAAATGGAGATTGGTAACCTATTAGGTATGGTGGTTGTGAAATAA